The following proteins come from a genomic window of Dreissena polymorpha isolate Duluth1 chromosome 1, UMN_Dpol_1.0, whole genome shotgun sequence:
- the LOC127880670 gene encoding uncharacterized protein LOC127880670, which yields MVYFVVLSAAFLAVCSGQPNRSPVYPASSSNSGGGNSVGRGVSGGFPGASGGGFPGSGGGGFPGYSGGGFPGQSGGDSFSSFGGSMGPAYSGDDFPGGISKIETGFSSFAMGSSPIGQSAGGFGSDSAFGNAIGGGFQSGSSSVGTMGSPSIGGMGGVSFSGRGSSGGTSSGSGSVAGPYNDASRPPPTEYIGARGGQDGYPVHGGFCGGTECQDGGVSVGAGDGMGMGTAAAMAERRRSGTNEDIRMYEMMTGPPMGAEMGMGGMGMEGMGGMTGAGMGGFGMGAMTGMGGMGGAGGMTGAGMGGFGMGAMTGMSGMGGAGGMTGAGMGGYGMGAMTGMGGMGGASGMTGAGMGGFGMGAMTGMGGMGGAGGMTGAGMGGFGMGAMTGMGGIGGASGMTTAGMGGFGMGAMTRMGGMGGAGMAGIGGLGMHGIGGMGGHGMGGSHGMGRLPGGMVGGGRYAF from the coding sequence ATGGTCTACTTCGTTGTGCTATCAGCGGCTTTTTTGGCCGTCTGTTCCGGGCAACCCAACCGCTCTCCCGTGTATCCCGCTAGCAGCAGTAACTCAGGGGGCGGTAACAGCGTCGGCAGAGGCGTTAGCGGCGGTTTTCCTGGTGCCAGTGGCGGCGGTTTTCCGGGATCCGGTGGTGGCGGTTTTCCTGGTTACAGTGGCGGTGGTTTTCCTGGTCAAAGCGGCGGCGACAGCTTTTCTAGTTTTGGTGGTTCAATGGGACCTGCTTATTCGGGTGATGACTTTCCTGGAGGGATTTCTAAAATCGAAACCGGATTTAGTTCATTTGCAATGGGAAGTTCTCCGATTGGTCAAAGCGCTGGAGGGTTCGGTAGCGATTCGGCTTTTGGGAATGCCATTGGCGGGGGTTTCCAGTCAGGATCGTCGTCTGTTGGAACTATGGGATCGCCTTCTATAGGAGGCATGGGCGGCGTCTCGTTTTCAGGACGAGGCTCCTCTGGTGGAACCTCAAGTGGATCTGGCTCAGTGGCGGGACCATATAATGATGCAAGCAGACCGCCACCAACCGAATACATAGGAGCCCGTGGCGGTCAGGATGGGTACCCGGTGCATGGGGGATTCTGCGGCGGAACAGAATGTCAAGATGGCGGCGTGTCTGTTGGAGCTGGAGACGGAATGGGGATGGGTACCGCGGCGGCAATGGCCGAGCGCCGTCGCAGCGGCACAAACGAGGACATTCGAATGTACGAAATGATGACCGGACCACCGATGGGCGCAGAAATGGGGATGGGCGGTATGGGAATGGAAGGAATGGGTGGAATGACCGGAGCGGGAATGGGCGGATTCGGAATGGGAGCAATGACTGGGATGGGTGGAATGGGAGGAGCGGGTGGAATGACCGGAGCGGGAATGGGCGGATTCGGAATGGGAGCAATGACTGGGATGAGTGGAATGGGTGGAGCGGGTGGAATGACCGGAGCTGGAATGGGCGGATACGGAATGGGAGCAATGACTGGGATGGGTGGAATGGGTGGAGCGAGTGGAATGACCGGAGCGGGAATGGGCGGATTCGGAATGGGAGCAATGACTGGGATGGGTGGAATGGGTGGAGCGGGTGGAATGACCGGAGCGGGAATGGGCGGATTCGGAATGGGAGCAATGACTGGGATGGGTGGAATTGGTGGAGCGAGTGGAATGACCACAGCGGGAATGGGCGGTTTCGGAATGGGAGCAATGACTAGGATGGGTGGAATGGGTGGAGCGGGAATGGCAGGAATAGGAGGTCTTGGAATGCATGGAATTGGCGGGATGGGAGGTCATGGAATGGGAGGATCGCATGGAATGGGAAGGCTTCCGGGAGGCATGGTCGGTGGAGGCAGATACGCCTTTTAA